From a single Deinococcus malanensis genomic region:
- a CDS encoding AfsR/SARP family transcriptional regulator yields MLELRVLGPPEIRVDGAVQRVRTRKALGLLVYLAVEPDLHVRETLATLFWPDSSPDVARASLRNSLTYLRESLGEAPGY; encoded by the coding sequence GTGCTCGAACTGCGTGTGCTGGGTCCACCTGAGATTCGGGTGGACGGCGCCGTGCAGCGGGTCCGGACCCGTAAGGCCCTCGGGCTGCTGGTCTACTTGGCTGTGGAGCCGGACCTTCACGTCCGGGAGACGCTGGCGACACTGTTCTGGCCGGATTCCAGCCCAGACGTCGCGAGGGCCTCACTTCGGAATTCCCTGACGTATCTGCGCGAGTCTCTTGGAGAAGCCCCCGGCTACTGA
- a CDS encoding PIG-L deacetylase family protein: MNLLAVFSHPDDECGCAATLAKHARRGDQVMIAWTTYGEMSSRFRGVPHSEVKRTREGWARDVAGLIGAQHHFFDMGDTRMQGSRDEALQLARLYADFRPDAIITWDDKGGGTFTPHPDHRATAKIAYDAIVLARLPKALMEHQADPAEEPEAHRTPVNFYQYAQYGTPDPTLPVVHVDVADTIEVAGQVYGYYARHMHGQENEFPMERFRIGRSANSHHTGSMFTEKYTVKRMFHPTIPYLL; encoded by the coding sequence ATGAACCTCCTGGCCGTGTTCAGCCACCCTGACGACGAATGTGGCTGCGCCGCCACCCTCGCCAAACACGCCCGGCGCGGTGACCAGGTCATGATCGCCTGGACCACCTACGGCGAGATGTCCAGCCGCTTCCGGGGCGTCCCACACTCCGAAGTCAAACGCACCCGTGAAGGCTGGGCCCGCGACGTGGCCGGCCTGATCGGTGCCCAGCATCATTTCTTCGACATGGGCGACACCCGCATGCAGGGCTCGCGAGATGAAGCCCTGCAACTCGCCCGCCTCTACGCCGATTTCAGACCCGACGCCATTATTACCTGGGACGATAAAGGCGGTGGTACCTTCACACCCCACCCGGACCACCGGGCTACCGCAAAAATTGCCTACGACGCGATCGTGCTCGCCCGCCTGCCCAAAGCCCTGATGGAACACCAGGCTGACCCTGCTGAAGAACCTGAAGCGCACCGCACGCCCGTGAACTTTTATCAGTACGCCCAGTACGGCACGCCAGACCCGACCCTTCCGGTGGTCCATGTGGATGTTGCTGACACGATCGAGGTAGCGGGGCAGGTGTACGGGTACTACGCGCGGCACATGCACGGGCAGGAGAACGAGTTTCCGATGGAGCGCTTCAGGATCGGCCGGTCAGCGAACTCGCATCACACGGGCAGCATGTTCACGGAGAAATACACCGTCAAACGCATGTTCCACCCCACCATTCCCTACCTGCTCTGA
- a CDS encoding glycoside hydrolase family 78 protein produces MTYPAVPSESTTVNAATVSHLRAGRRDDALGVASPTPPLSWQITDAAPGWQQSAYEIECRGADGVHTTGRVASRDSVQLPWPFAALTSRARVQIRVRAWDTNDVPTPWSAPLDVEAGLLGPDDWSARFVTPEVPDGPLPLFRREFIVRPGVATARLYVTALGVYEAHLNGQRVGDEVLAPGWTSYHHRLRYQTFDVSGLLQEGPNALGAALGDGWYRGRLGFSGGQRNIYGDHLALLAQLEITYADGTVERVITDESWRASSGPVVTSSLYDGETYDARLEQPGWSTAGFDDRTWLAVQVTGRDLATLVAPDGPPVRRTQDVPALSVTSSPTGKTLVDFGQNLVGWVRLTVSGEAGHTITLRHAEVLENGELGTRPLRTAEATDRYVLRGGGTETWEPTFTFHGFRYVEVDGWPGALTTDDLVAVVVHSDLTRTGQFGCSDPLVNQLHENVVWGMRGNFLDLPTDCPQRDERLGWTGDIQVFAPTASFLYDVSGFLASWLADLAAEQNEDGVPPFIVPNIQGDWAMKPAAAWTDAAVIVPWVLYERYGDRDILARQFASMSAWVDFLDRHCGPRRLWDQGFQFGDWLDPTAPPNQPGAAKTNAEIVATAYFARSAQLVAQAAGVLGHEDRARHYHALAAEVRAAFLRQYVTPAGRMMNDAATAYALAISFDLLPEQTQRAEAGARLAKIVRDGGYRILTGFVGTPLICDALVAAGRTDAAYRLLLQRECPSWLYSVSMGATTIWERWDSMLPDGSINPGEMTSFNHYALGAVADWLHRTVAGLAPAEPGYRRLAVHPRPGGGLTSAWATHLTPYGEARVAWTLENNTFTLNVTVPPNTTATVTLPGQEHAPLEVTAGEHHWSYGYQPPRQPLPPLSLDLPLIDVWDDEEATRELLALAQAHPPLAGMLKPGSGVSKLPLDLVLSFSVESKALVPEVAALFDRLNEERAAHT; encoded by the coding sequence ATGACCTACCCAGCTGTTCCTTCCGAATCGACCACCGTCAACGCCGCGACCGTCTCGCACCTCCGGGCCGGGCGGCGCGACGATGCGCTCGGGGTCGCGTCGCCCACGCCGCCTCTGAGCTGGCAGATCACGGATGCAGCGCCAGGCTGGCAGCAATCGGCCTACGAGATCGAGTGCCGTGGCGCGGACGGCGTGCACACCACCGGACGGGTGGCGTCCCGGGATTCCGTGCAGCTGCCCTGGCCGTTCGCCGCCCTGACGTCGCGCGCCCGCGTCCAGATCCGCGTTCGTGCGTGGGACACCAACGACGTCCCCACCCCCTGGAGCGCTCCACTGGACGTGGAAGCTGGGCTGCTGGGTCCTGACGACTGGAGCGCCCGCTTCGTCACGCCTGAAGTGCCGGACGGCCCCTTGCCACTGTTCCGCCGCGAATTCATCGTGCGGCCCGGCGTTGCCACCGCGCGGCTGTACGTGACGGCCCTCGGCGTGTACGAGGCGCATCTCAACGGCCAGCGGGTCGGTGACGAAGTGCTCGCTCCAGGCTGGACCAGTTACCATCACCGACTGCGCTACCAGACCTTCGACGTGTCCGGACTGCTGCAAGAAGGCCCCAACGCGCTTGGTGCCGCCCTCGGCGACGGGTGGTACCGCGGCCGGCTCGGGTTCAGCGGGGGGCAGCGCAACATTTACGGCGACCACCTTGCCCTGCTCGCGCAGCTGGAAATCACGTACGCCGACGGCACGGTCGAACGCGTCATCACCGACGAATCCTGGCGCGCCTCAAGCGGACCGGTTGTGACTTCCAGCCTGTACGACGGCGAAACGTATGACGCGCGCCTCGAACAGCCCGGCTGGTCGACCGCCGGATTCGATGACCGGACCTGGTTGGCCGTGCAGGTGACCGGGCGTGACCTCGCCACGCTCGTCGCGCCGGACGGTCCGCCGGTGCGCCGCACGCAGGACGTCCCGGCCCTCAGCGTGACCTCCTCCCCCACCGGCAAAACGCTGGTCGACTTCGGCCAGAACCTGGTGGGCTGGGTGCGCCTCACGGTCAGCGGTGAAGCCGGTCACACCATCACGCTGCGGCATGCGGAAGTGCTGGAGAACGGTGAACTCGGAACCCGGCCCCTGCGCACCGCCGAAGCCACCGACCGGTACGTTCTGCGCGGCGGCGGGACCGAAACCTGGGAGCCGACCTTCACGTTTCACGGGTTCCGGTACGTCGAGGTGGACGGCTGGCCCGGCGCTCTCACCACCGACGATCTCGTGGCGGTCGTGGTACACAGTGACCTGACGCGCACCGGACAGTTCGGCTGCTCGGACCCGCTGGTCAATCAGCTGCACGAGAACGTCGTGTGGGGCATGCGCGGCAATTTCCTCGATCTGCCCACCGACTGCCCTCAGCGGGACGAGCGGCTCGGCTGGACCGGGGACATTCAGGTGTTCGCGCCCACCGCGAGTTTCCTGTATGACGTCAGCGGCTTCCTCGCGTCGTGGCTGGCGGATCTCGCTGCCGAGCAGAACGAGGACGGGGTGCCTCCGTTCATCGTGCCGAACATTCAGGGCGACTGGGCCATGAAACCTGCCGCCGCCTGGACCGACGCGGCCGTGATTGTGCCGTGGGTGCTGTACGAACGGTACGGCGACCGAGACATTCTCGCCCGGCAGTTCGCCAGCATGAGCGCGTGGGTGGACTTCCTCGACCGGCACTGCGGCCCGCGCCGCTTGTGGGATCAGGGCTTCCAGTTCGGTGACTGGCTTGATCCGACTGCTCCACCCAACCAGCCGGGCGCCGCGAAAACCAACGCTGAAATCGTGGCCACCGCGTACTTCGCGCGGTCCGCACAACTTGTTGCGCAGGCTGCCGGGGTGCTCGGTCACGAGGACCGCGCCCGGCATTACCACGCGCTGGCGGCCGAGGTTCGCGCGGCGTTCCTGCGGCAGTACGTCACGCCCGCAGGCCGCATGATGAACGACGCCGCCACCGCGTACGCCCTGGCGATCAGCTTTGACCTGCTGCCCGAACAAACCCAGCGCGCGGAAGCCGGGGCGCGCCTCGCGAAAATCGTCCGGGACGGCGGGTACCGCATCCTCACGGGTTTCGTCGGCACCCCACTCATCTGCGACGCGCTTGTCGCGGCCGGCCGGACAGACGCTGCGTACCGCCTGCTGCTGCAACGCGAGTGCCCTTCGTGGCTCTACTCGGTCAGCATGGGCGCCACGACCATCTGGGAACGCTGGGACAGCATGCTTCCCGACGGGAGCATCAACCCTGGTGAGATGACCTCGTTCAACCATTACGCCCTGGGCGCGGTGGCTGACTGGCTGCACCGCACCGTGGCGGGCCTCGCGCCGGCCGAGCCGGGATACCGGCGGCTCGCGGTCCACCCCCGTCCTGGCGGCGGGCTCACGTCCGCGTGGGCGACCCACCTCACCCCTTACGGTGAAGCGCGCGTGGCGTGGACGCTGGAGAACAACACGTTCACCCTGAACGTGACTGTCCCGCCCAACACGACCGCGACCGTGACGCTACCGGGTCAGGAACACGCACCGCTGGAGGTCACGGCGGGCGAGCATCACTGGTCGTACGGGTACCAGCCGCCGCGCCAGCCCCTGCCTCCGCTGTCACTGGATCTGCCGTTGATTGACGTGTGGGATGACGAGGAAGCCACCCGGGAACTCTTGGCGCTCGCTCAGGCGCACCCGCCACTGGCGGGAATGCTGAAACCCGGGAGTGGGGTCAGCAAACTTCCCCTGGACCTGGTGCTGTCCTTCTCCGTGGAAAGCAAGGCGCTGGTGCCCGAAGTGGCTGCACTGTTCGACCGTCTGAATGAGGAGCGCGCTGCCCACACCTGA
- a CDS encoding glycoside hydrolase family 3 protein — MTAPDLSASPFFLDEDAQNWVHDTRDALILEEKLAQLLVPLSMFLKREELDRFIELGVGGVSRFATLDPQALRDSATYLQERSRVPMLLSTDLEGGELASVGGAAGTPYPNQMAVAATADPLFARRLGQVMGREGRAVGFNCTFSPVADLDLNPRNPIVNTRSFGSDMTRVTAFSAATIAAFQAEGVAACAKHWPGDGVDDRNQHLVTSENTLDLPAWEASYGEVYRLLIASGVKTIMPGHITFPAYAHAQDRPDEAHLPATLSPLLITTLLRGEFGFNGVVVSDATEMGGFTSQGRREDLVPQVIAAGCDILLFPTDAARDLEFLRQGVLDGRLSTARVDEAVTRVLALKASLGLHVSAELPGADALRAPDHLTWAQECAERAVTLVSDTQRLLPLDPSRQRRVLIIRQPRRTNGLGFPLADLRIPELLQQAGFEVTLYTPQTQVSAEQFDVLLYVLAEEGLMVRDDLRLNWTELHGSPFRAMERFWDVLPTAIISLGTPYYAYQAPRCQTLVNAYSAVLPVQEAVVRALTGQQPFHGVSPVDAASALRPGLARLVQQ; from the coding sequence ATGACAGCTCCTGATTTAAGTGCCTCCCCCTTTTTTCTTGATGAAGATGCGCAGAACTGGGTTCACGACACCCGCGACGCCCTGATCCTTGAAGAGAAACTCGCGCAGCTGCTGGTGCCCCTCAGCATGTTCCTCAAGCGTGAGGAGCTCGACCGCTTCATTGAACTCGGCGTCGGGGGCGTGTCCCGCTTTGCGACCCTCGATCCTCAGGCCCTGCGGGATTCGGCCACCTATCTCCAGGAACGCAGCCGCGTGCCGATGCTCCTCAGCACCGACCTGGAAGGCGGGGAACTGGCCTCCGTCGGCGGTGCCGCAGGTACCCCGTACCCCAATCAGATGGCGGTGGCTGCAACAGCCGATCCTCTGTTTGCCCGGCGCCTGGGACAGGTTATGGGCCGGGAGGGCCGCGCGGTGGGCTTCAACTGCACGTTCTCCCCCGTGGCGGATCTGGACCTGAACCCCCGCAACCCCATCGTGAACACCCGGTCGTTCGGCAGCGACATGACGCGCGTCACGGCGTTCAGTGCAGCGACCATCGCGGCATTTCAGGCAGAAGGCGTGGCGGCCTGCGCCAAGCACTGGCCAGGTGACGGCGTGGACGACCGTAACCAGCACCTGGTCACCAGCGAGAACACGCTGGATCTCCCCGCCTGGGAAGCAAGCTACGGGGAGGTGTATCGCCTGCTGATCGCCTCAGGCGTGAAGACCATCATGCCGGGCCACATCACCTTTCCCGCTTACGCGCACGCCCAGGACAGGCCAGACGAGGCGCACCTGCCCGCCACGCTCTCCCCCCTGCTGATCACCACCCTGCTGCGCGGCGAGTTCGGCTTCAACGGCGTGGTGGTCTCCGACGCCACCGAGATGGGCGGCTTCACCTCGCAGGGCAGGCGCGAGGATCTGGTGCCGCAGGTCATCGCTGCCGGCTGCGACATCCTGCTGTTCCCCACCGACGCGGCGCGTGATCTGGAGTTCCTGCGCCAGGGGGTGCTCGACGGGCGCCTGAGCACGGCGCGGGTGGACGAAGCGGTCACGCGGGTCCTGGCGCTCAAAGCGTCCCTCGGACTACACGTGAGTGCCGAACTGCCTGGAGCGGATGCCCTGCGCGCTCCGGACCACCTGACATGGGCGCAGGAATGCGCCGAGCGGGCCGTCACGCTGGTCAGCGACACCCAGCGCCTCCTGCCGCTCGATCCGTCCCGGCAGCGCCGGGTGCTGATCATCCGTCAGCCGCGCCGTACCAACGGTCTGGGCTTCCCGCTCGCGGACCTGCGGATTCCTGAACTGCTGCAACAAGCGGGATTCGAGGTCACGCTGTACACCCCGCAGACCCAGGTGAGCGCGGAGCAGTTCGACGTGCTGCTGTACGTGCTGGCTGAGGAAGGCCTGATGGTCCGTGATGACCTGCGCCTGAACTGGACGGAACTGCACGGCAGCCCCTTCCGGGCCATGGAGCGCTTCTGGGACGTGCTGCCCACGGCGATCATCTCGCTGGGTACGCCGTACTACGCGTATCAGGCGCCTCGCTGTCAGACGCTCGTCAACGCCTACTCCGCAGTCTTGCCTGTACAGGAAGCGGTCGTGCGTGCCCTGACCGGTCAGCAGCCCTTCCATGGGGTCAGCCCGGTGGACGCCGCCTCGGCCCTGCGCCCGGGTCTGGCGAGGCTCGTCCAGCAGTGA
- a CDS encoding carbohydrate ABC transporter permease produces MSHRRYGPAQWVLFIVIALGALAALFPFFWMFASATRPASDVLAIPPRWNIGSSLLPNLRTLLEDGFLRAAFNSVLLAVFTTVLTLLLSALGGYAMTFKSRLGGLLFGIILITLFVPAQVTIIPIFKLLAGMQLLGSYWAVILPAIASPFGLFYMRQGFLSFPQELAEAARIDGANEWRVFWHIALPAVRPTLASLAVFVFLFQWNSYFWPLVVLNTPESFTLPLYLSAMSNRNTVDYGAMMLGVSLTTLPVLLLFVFARRLFTSAVLGGAVKG; encoded by the coding sequence ATGAGCCACAGACGGTACGGCCCGGCGCAGTGGGTGCTCTTCATCGTGATCGCCCTCGGCGCTCTGGCGGCCCTGTTTCCCTTCTTCTGGATGTTCGCGTCCGCCACCCGTCCAGCAAGTGACGTGCTGGCCATCCCGCCACGCTGGAATATCGGCAGTTCGCTGCTGCCCAACCTGCGCACCCTGCTCGAGGACGGCTTCCTGCGCGCGGCATTCAACTCTGTCCTGCTGGCGGTCTTCACGACGGTACTGACGCTGCTACTCAGCGCCCTGGGCGGCTACGCCATGACCTTCAAGTCCCGCCTGGGCGGACTTCTGTTTGGCATCATTCTGATCACGCTGTTCGTGCCTGCTCAGGTCACCATCATCCCGATTTTCAAACTGCTGGCCGGCATGCAACTGCTGGGCAGCTATTGGGCCGTCATTCTTCCCGCTATCGCCTCACCCTTCGGGCTGTTCTACATGCGCCAGGGCTTTCTGAGCTTCCCGCAGGAACTCGCGGAAGCCGCCCGGATCGACGGTGCCAACGAGTGGCGGGTGTTCTGGCATATCGCCCTGCCTGCCGTGCGGCCTACCCTGGCTTCGCTGGCGGTGTTCGTGTTCCTGTTTCAGTGGAACTCCTATTTCTGGCCGCTGGTGGTGCTGAACACGCCTGAAAGCTTCACCCTGCCGCTGTACCTCAGCGCCATGTCCAACCGGAATACCGTGGATTACGGCGCGATGATGCTGGGCGTGTCCCTCACGACGCTGCCGGTCCTGCTGCTGTTCGTCTTCGCCCGTCGGCTCTTCACGTCCGCCGTGCTGGGTGGAGCCGTCAAGGGCTGA
- a CDS encoding chloramphenicol phosphotransferase CPT family protein yields the protein MSVGTLVILNGTTSAGKSSTQRALMNLADEPWLAAGVDHFWPFIFGKYNGLTPPADQGFHWIGRSDGATLHVDELRTGPVGYQFFTGIHRAIRAFLDTGFNVVADHCLWDQRLVDECAAVFSGVDAWMVGLHPPLAVSEEWERQRTDKQVLGMSRAVQRLIDGTRVEYDLTFDTSTLTPEACAQEILTAVRERKPQALRPSGASNLSAAQAIHSK from the coding sequence ATGAGCGTTGGCACACTGGTGATTCTCAATGGCACGACCAGCGCGGGAAAAAGCAGCACCCAGCGCGCCCTGATGAACCTGGCTGATGAACCCTGGCTCGCGGCCGGAGTCGATCACTTCTGGCCCTTCATCTTCGGAAAGTACAACGGCCTCACGCCTCCGGCTGATCAGGGGTTTCACTGGATCGGTCGCTCGGACGGAGCAACCCTGCATGTCGATGAGCTGCGCACCGGTCCGGTCGGCTATCAGTTCTTCACCGGCATACACCGCGCCATAAGGGCGTTCCTTGATACCGGGTTTAACGTGGTGGCCGACCACTGCCTATGGGATCAGCGGCTCGTGGACGAGTGCGCGGCCGTGTTCTCCGGGGTGGACGCCTGGATGGTGGGCCTGCACCCTCCCCTGGCGGTGTCCGAGGAATGGGAGCGCCAGCGGACGGACAAGCAGGTCCTGGGCATGTCGCGGGCGGTGCAGCGTCTGATCGACGGCACGCGCGTGGAGTACGACCTGACGTTCGACACTTCGACCCTCACACCGGAAGCCTGTGCCCAGGAAATTCTCACAGCGGTCAGGGAGCGCAAACCTCAGGCGCTGCGTCCATCCGGCGCGTCCAACCTTTCTGCGGCGCAGGCCATCCATTCAAAATGA
- a CDS encoding ATP-binding protein: MFALQFLGPPECRVGDCPVTFKTRKAQALVAYLALEPGRQSREKLAALFWPDAGLEAGRASLRSTLVYAREALGPFRCRLEANRTTVCLVTEPHECDVTALERAAKAARCLPPADVLPELQEAASLWRGDLLDGFTLGDGSGFDAWLEERREVTRSAVNLVFDQLSAAQLEHDAGRAAETAQRWVAVDRLNEAAWRRLVQARLTSGQRALAREALDTCRRVLRDEVDCALAPETLALEPQLLDSTLRSRPEVVPDLPTLLREAPFVGRHAEFARLAASYQSAADGHPGVALIVGEPGIGKTRLAGEFLKWVQERGGEVLRGRAFEAGGSPYGPLIDAVRRPLTAQPRPEALLSRHDLAPLARLLPELEELPQLTPPSPGEDSRGRPLAALTHLILALARHVATRREPLVLLVDDVQWADAGTLEALRHLAGRAAEQEAPVLLMLTARGEALTPGSGLAGWAANLSRELPVTRLNLGLLELPETLGLLKGLAGVTVSGALEDLAARLFVETGGQPLYISETLRGLVEQGALTLGDNGIVVNEASLEAGLDQGSEGVRAVIGERLSRLSAAALALAQAGAVLGQGLEFRRLRAVADLGEDTALQGYEELLRAGLLREVEGRRDAFLSHDRVRETLRDALSGPRRMLLHQRALDALKAGDASPEVLAHHALGAGLTGEAARQVQQAGHEAMKLGAYPAAAAAFEQALELTPARPEYAAERRDILLLIQNALYFRDSHHLAAILHRWQVAAETAQAAGLVSEAAFALGELAASLARQGRHPEAREAAERALDAAREAGHPRMAAYSVYILGDLAVQRRDWTAAEHLLEDAQTRASQAEDEFLALDAREQLAAVQTFGHDDPEGGRQQEEEVLRRRIQLGKPQPVMTSLAALSYTCLRLGDYEAARRHVDEWAAWAEQSGLGRVAANVLGMRAYIAAEQDDVLGALTAGEAALAAFEKANAVLPFSWGGLAWCYARLGRTQDARQALEKGQALNEKDEDLYHQAAAAWVLGDAALALGDLGRAEQFYRQSLSGNSAAWILVGLRGLGEVRARTGQWEEAARLLGVVLGRRSAGVFQHRLATQAVDTLRPLVPSDALEAALNQGRAAPLEPLLAKLRQPGQPSQDSQSAGSAAV, from the coding sequence ATGTTCGCTCTCCAGTTCCTCGGCCCGCCCGAATGCCGGGTGGGGGACTGCCCCGTCACCTTCAAAACGCGGAAGGCCCAGGCCCTGGTCGCTTACCTGGCCCTCGAACCCGGCCGGCAGTCCCGGGAGAAGCTGGCCGCCCTGTTCTGGCCCGACGCGGGACTTGAAGCGGGCCGGGCCAGCCTGCGGAGCACCCTCGTCTACGCCCGCGAAGCCCTTGGGCCCTTCCGTTGCCGCCTGGAAGCCAACCGGACCACGGTTTGCCTGGTGACCGAACCACACGAATGTGACGTGACGGCGCTGGAGCGTGCGGCGAAGGCAGCGCGTTGCCTGCCACCTGCTGACGTATTGCCTGAGCTTCAGGAGGCAGCGTCCCTGTGGCGCGGCGATCTGCTCGACGGATTCACCCTCGGGGATGGCAGCGGCTTCGACGCCTGGCTGGAAGAACGCCGCGAGGTGACACGCTCCGCGGTGAACCTCGTGTTCGACCAGCTCTCCGCGGCTCAACTGGAGCACGACGCGGGCCGCGCGGCAGAGACGGCTCAGCGCTGGGTGGCTGTGGACCGCCTGAACGAGGCCGCCTGGCGACGTCTCGTGCAGGCCCGGCTGACGTCCGGGCAGCGGGCGCTCGCGCGGGAGGCCCTCGACACCTGCCGCCGGGTGTTGCGGGACGAGGTGGATTGCGCGCTCGCTCCTGAGACGCTAGCCCTCGAACCACAGTTGCTGGACTCCACTCTCCGGAGCCGGCCTGAAGTGGTGCCGGACCTTCCCACGCTACTGCGCGAGGCGCCATTCGTCGGGCGTCACGCGGAATTTGCGCGACTGGCCGCGTCCTATCAGAGCGCTGCGGATGGCCATCCGGGTGTTGCCCTGATCGTCGGCGAACCCGGCATCGGGAAGACCCGGCTGGCCGGAGAATTTCTGAAGTGGGTTCAAGAACGCGGAGGCGAAGTGCTGCGCGGCCGAGCCTTCGAGGCAGGTGGGTCGCCTTACGGCCCGCTCATCGACGCCGTGCGCCGCCCGCTGACCGCGCAACCCCGGCCCGAGGCGCTGCTCTCACGGCACGACCTCGCCCCACTCGCTCGGTTGCTGCCCGAACTGGAGGAGCTCCCGCAGCTGACGCCGCCTTCACCGGGAGAGGACTCCCGAGGCCGCCCCCTGGCCGCCCTGACGCACCTCATCCTCGCGCTCGCCCGGCACGTGGCAACGAGGCGCGAACCCCTCGTCCTGCTCGTGGATGACGTCCAGTGGGCCGACGCGGGCACGCTGGAGGCCCTGCGGCACCTTGCCGGACGGGCCGCGGAGCAGGAGGCGCCGGTCCTGCTGATGCTCACGGCCAGGGGCGAGGCCCTGACGCCCGGGTCGGGGCTGGCTGGGTGGGCGGCGAATCTTAGCAGGGAGCTGCCCGTCACGCGGCTCAACCTCGGGCTGCTGGAGCTGCCCGAGACGCTGGGGCTGCTGAAGGGACTCGCGGGAGTGACCGTGAGCGGCGCTCTCGAAGATCTGGCCGCGCGCCTTTTCGTGGAGACGGGCGGTCAGCCGCTCTACATCTCGGAAACGCTGCGTGGACTGGTGGAGCAGGGAGCACTCACGCTCGGCGACAACGGCATCGTGGTGAATGAGGCCAGCCTCGAAGCCGGTCTGGACCAGGGGAGCGAGGGCGTGCGGGCGGTCATCGGCGAGCGGCTGAGCCGGCTCTCGGCCGCTGCCCTCGCGCTCGCCCAAGCAGGAGCGGTGCTGGGCCAGGGCCTGGAGTTCCGCCGCCTGCGGGCCGTGGCTGACCTGGGCGAGGACACCGCGCTGCAAGGCTACGAGGAACTGCTCCGGGCGGGGCTGCTGCGCGAAGTGGAGGGCAGACGGGATGCCTTCCTCTCGCACGACCGGGTGCGGGAGACCCTGCGGGACGCCTTGAGTGGCCCCCGGCGCATGCTGCTTCACCAGCGCGCGCTGGATGCCCTGAAGGCAGGCGACGCGTCCCCCGAGGTGCTGGCTCACCATGCGCTTGGGGCCGGGCTGACGGGCGAGGCGGCCAGGCAAGTTCAGCAGGCCGGCCACGAGGCCATGAAGCTCGGCGCGTACCCGGCGGCGGCGGCGGCGTTCGAACAGGCGCTCGAGCTCACCCCGGCCCGGCCTGAGTACGCCGCAGAGCGCCGCGACATTCTTCTCCTCATTCAGAACGCGCTGTATTTCCGTGACAGCCATCACCTCGCGGCCATCCTCCACCGCTGGCAGGTGGCTGCCGAGACCGCGCAGGCAGCCGGACTGGTCAGCGAAGCAGCCTTCGCACTGGGGGAACTTGCGGCCTCACTGGCCCGCCAGGGTCGTCACCCTGAAGCCAGGGAAGCGGCAGAGCGTGCCCTCGACGCTGCACGCGAGGCCGGCCACCCCAGGATGGCCGCCTACAGCGTGTACATCCTGGGTGATCTGGCAGTACAGCGGCGCGACTGGACTGCCGCCGAACACCTGCTGGAGGACGCCCAGACCAGGGCCAGCCAGGCAGAGGACGAGTTCCTCGCCCTGGACGCACGCGAGCAGCTCGCCGCCGTGCAGACCTTCGGGCATGACGACCCAGAAGGCGGCCGGCAACAGGAGGAAGAGGTCCTCCGGCGGCGGATTCAGTTGGGCAAACCCCAGCCGGTCATGACTTCACTTGCGGCCTTGTCCTACACGTGTCTGCGGTTAGGAGACTATGAGGCCGCCAGGCGGCATGTTGACGAGTGGGCGGCCTGGGCGGAGCAGAGCGGGCTGGGCCGTGTCGCCGCGAACGTCCTGGGGATGCGTGCCTACATCGCGGCGGAGCAGGACGACGTGCTCGGAGCCCTCACGGCGGGCGAGGCGGCCCTGGCGGCCTTCGAGAAGGCAAACGCTGTCCTGCCGTTTTCCTGGGGTGGTCTGGCCTGGTGCTACGCGCGCCTGGGCCGGACTCAGGACGCCCGGCAAGCCCTCGAGAAAGGCCAGGCCCTGAACGAGAAGGACGAGGACCTCTACCACCAGGCGGCGGCCGCCTGGGTGCTGGGCGACGCGGCACTCGCGCTGGGAGACCTGGGGCGCGCCGAGCAGTTCTACCGGCAGTCCCTGAGTGGGAACTCGGCCGCCTGGATTCTGGTTGGCCTGCGAGGCCTGGGCGAGGTCCGGGCCCGTACTGGCCAGTGGGAAGAAGCCGCGCGGCTCCTCGGCGTGGTGCTGGGTCGCCGTTCGGCTGGCGTCTTCCAGCATCGCCTGGCCACTCAGGCTGTCGACACCCTACGTCCGCTCGTTCCCTCTGACGCGCTGGAGGCGGCCCTGAACCAGGGCCGGGCTGCGCCTCTGGAACCCCTGCTCGCTAAACTGCGGCAGCCGGGGCAACCGTCCCAGGATTCTCAGTCGGCGGGTTCCGCCGCCGTGTAG